The following coding sequences lie in one Loxodonta africana isolate mLoxAfr1 chromosome X, mLoxAfr1.hap2, whole genome shotgun sequence genomic window:
- the S100G gene encoding protein S100-G encodes MSVKKSPAELKSIFEKYAAKGGDLNQLSKDELKLLIQAEFPDLLKGSSTLDGLFQELDKNGDGEISFEEFQVFVKKVSQ; translated from the exons ATGAGTGTGAAGAAGTCTCCCGCGGAACTGAAGAGCATTTTTGAAAAGTACGCAGCCAAAGGAGGTGATCTGAACCAGCTGTCAAAGGATGAACTGAAGCTACTGATTCAGGCGGAATTCCCAGATTTACTCAAA GGTTCAAGCACCCTAGATGGCCTCTTTCAAGAGCTGGACAAGAATGGAGATGGAGAAATCAGTTTTGAAGAATTCCAGGTGTTCGTAAAAAAGGTATCCCagtga